DNA from Aphis gossypii isolate Hap1 chromosome 3, ASM2018417v2, whole genome shotgun sequence:
AATTaccataatgtatataattactgAATATCACTTTTgactttatataaaatatcattttctctttttaattttcttttgattttatttttttccatttttatctTCTTTTTTCTTTGAAGTTGTGCATTTTCATAATCCTCTTTGGCTTTTCTATCTGTATTGAACTTATCTACTTGTTgagctaaaataattattaaatgtttagttcTTTGTAaatctacaaataaaaaatatgacatacTTATCTTTTGGATATCTAGATTTTCAGGATTTGGCCTGAACATACATGGTgcaatattaaagtaattatgaATTGGACATAATACTCCCGAGTCTATAGGATTCCAAACCAATGAATCAGAAACTTCAGCCTGTTGTAGAACAAAATACATGTTCAATAAATTGAAACCACCATacctaaaataacaataacttagataaaaatataaacacaaagccagtatatattcaaatttgtttatttacactGATGTCTGGTAGAGATCAACGTGGAATGGTTTTTTAGGATTGTGAAGCAATACATATTCTCCTTTGCCTAATTGTGTGAGTTTGTCTAGAGTTAAATACAATCTTTGTAGATACTTTTGATCTTTACCATTTGAATTTAAACTCTCTGTCTCTtccattgtatattttacttgcATGAGATCCATATTATGCTGAACTGAGACTAGGAGAAAAATAGatttgtgttaaaattaagtaatttggTTAATCTATAATCTGGGGCACCAAACTAATTTTAGAATTGTATTgccagaataaaatattttacctcaACACACATTGGACAAGacttcatataataaaaaataatgtaagtacaatattatttacctaatgcTAATTTGGTTTTGGGACATCTGAAGTTTGTATCCAACCAATATTCAATAAGCTGTTCTTCGCTGACTTTTTCAAAGCCAAATTCTGGTTGATACTCAATTTTTGGTATTATTACAATTGGAGTATTATGTGGTTTGAATTGttgctaaatatataaagatatttattttgtaatattgtacatagatttttaattcaacaaGACATATTCAGATATTCTTACTTGTATACCATGAGGTTTATTTCTTACAAGTATATTGAACGTTTTTTCAATTCCATcagtattattaacatttaacatccATTTATCAtagttgtaattattacagttGTTTTGAACAGTTTTGTTAGgtaaactacaaaaataaaaaattaataaatcaagtactgataataaaatcataagattgttaatagttaaaatttcaaaattaaaagtaatttttagtttacttaaaatacaaaatacatattttaattaattatttatttagacttttttatgaaaaaaagaatattattgttttataatttatcatacattatgattctaatataaaatgttgtaagaTAGCTTAcggttttctaaatttttttttcagttcttTTCTTAGATAGTACCAACTTTTTTCTTGTTGAGAGAAATGTCCTGTGCATAATGCTCCTCCaatgtaaattgttttactcTCATCAGTGTCTAAAAAAAACAGTacacattatttgtttttttagtttttattaaaaatatcaataataatacaataattaccaATATCTATATTGACAGGAATAATCCATAAACTATTGGATTTTTCtagattcattatatttttcatactacTTAAgcatatattaacattaatactgTGTTCTTTTGACAGTTTACGACAACATTCATCttctataactataaataatacagtattattttagCCATCACACTTAAcagttagaaaattaaatcacagtAATGCAGAAAATGCAAtggcatttttaatatacataacaattaataacataactgAAATGTTAAGCAGAGAACAGAAACAAAATTGCTATAGTATCATAGCACCTATACTGAGTGCGCCGAGAGAGCGCAAGTCGTCCAGCGCATCCTCCTGCATCTCCCTGCCATTGAAGGTTTCCCTATGGCAGAGACATTTGGGGATGTGCAGAAAACCAATTTTGGTTGCAACCGACTTGCGCTCTCTCAGCGTACTCAGTATATGTAGccttgtaaaatttaatttttaaaaatcagtttagtagatattaaattcacatttttataaagttagaTCATAAGAACAATATGTCAATAAATAGAAGAACCAACATGCTATTTCCatcttataaatagttaatataaaaacattacacAAAGTAAAACAGATTTTAAgttgttagttttaatattacaataaattgaacattaattttgatagAATTAGACAGTtatgaattcaaatatattttatcttagatattatgattaaaataataaaatcagttagataatttataagtattattagtattaatctTTAAAGATTTACTACTTACAAGGATTTTTTTGTGGTGGATCAAACACACCATCTATAAAAGAAACTTTTGTTTCTAGATTTTCAATATCAGTTACTAAAGGAAgagtaattgaatttatttcctaaataatgaaataattttaattaataataatataataaaaggacccaataaatttggtttaatgaaaaataaatattatttcttacagCGGACTGTAgtcttttacaatatttcatttcaaCCGTATCAACTTCAtctcttatattatagtcgatCTTCATTTTTGAACTATATGTACCACCGTAgtgtgatttaatataatcatttgaaaactaaaacataagatgtaattttaataattttaccaatacataaatagtaaataatataaacttttatattttgtataagttCTTACATTACAAGCAGATTCAATATATTTCTCAATGAACGGTATAGAATTCAAACgacgattttttaaattttcttccCAAAGGTTTGAAAGCCAATCCTCGAAAATTTCTCGCTCATGatcaataatttctttatacaTCTTaacatatacaaaaatatataataaattaataaaatcaaaacataatatgtagttaaaattgaagcattaaaactacaaatatataagtagtatagaataattttaagttaaaaacatgtagataaatatatttttttaaactattacaaatttataaatattcttcttatattaaccaattatttttatcatcagcagcaaatact
Protein-coding regions in this window:
- the LOC114124686 gene encoding uncharacterized protein LOC114124686 isoform X2, whose amino-acid sequence is MYKEIIDHEREIFEDWLSNLWEENLKNRRLNSIPFIEKYIESACNFSNDYIKSHYGGTYSSKMKIDYNIRDEVDTVEMKYCKRLQSAEINSITLPLVTDIENLETKVSFIDGVFDPPQKNPFIEDECCRKLSKEHSINVNICLSSMKNIMNLEKSNSLWIIPVNIDIDTDESKTIYIGGALCTGHFSQQEKSWYYLRKELKKKFRKPLPNKTVQNNCNNYNYDKWMLNVNNTDGIEKTFNILVRNKPHGIQQQFKPHNTPIVIIPKIEYQPEFGFEKVSEEQLIEYWLDTNFRCPKTKLALVSVQHNMDLMQVKYTMEETESLNSNGKDQKYLQRLYLTLDKLTQLGKGEYVLLHNPKKPFHVDLYQTSVYGGFNLLNMYFVLQQAEVSDSLVWNPIDSGVLCPIHNYFNIAPCMFRPNPENLDIQKITQQVDKFNTDRKAKEDYENAQLQRKKKIKMEKNKIKRKLKRENDILYKVKSDIQ
- the LOC114124686 gene encoding uncharacterized protein LOC114124686 isoform X1, whose translation is MSIPTDLQDQQRYQTPNSDQQHMQKNVLPTFDPEFITPLYDINDLYQNAQCFKKNPELGNKKKKQKSKKNNKFQITTQFLFGEHMPPYYSVLNHTLMNKLIMHLKNPNAPTAKVFRMYKEIIDHEREIFEDWLSNLWEENLKNRRLNSIPFIEKYIESACNFSNDYIKSHYGGTYSSKMKIDYNIRDEVDTVEMKYCKRLQSAEINSITLPLVTDIENLETKVSFIDGVFDPPQKNPFIEDECCRKLSKEHSINVNICLSSMKNIMNLEKSNSLWIIPVNIDIDTDESKTIYIGGALCTGHFSQQEKSWYYLRKELKKKFRKPLPNKTVQNNCNNYNYDKWMLNVNNTDGIEKTFNILVRNKPHGIQQQFKPHNTPIVIIPKIEYQPEFGFEKVSEEQLIEYWLDTNFRCPKTKLALVSVQHNMDLMQVKYTMEETESLNSNGKDQKYLQRLYLTLDKLTQLGKGEYVLLHNPKKPFHVDLYQTSVYGGFNLLNMYFVLQQAEVSDSLVWNPIDSGVLCPIHNYFNIAPCMFRPNPENLDIQKITQQVDKFNTDRKAKEDYENAQLQRKKKIKMEKNKIKRKLKRENDILYKVKSDIQ